The segment GTAGGGGACGGCGGATTCGGGCCCGACTACGGGCTGCTGCCGCTGCGTCAGGCCATAGCGGCGTACGAAGGGGGCCGCGCCTCCGACTGGGGCTGGCCGGAGGGCGTCCTGCCGGTGGCCGACCTCGGCTGTGCCATGTACGCGTGCGTGGACTGCCGCTCCGAGACCGCCCGGATACTGCTCTTCGAGCCCAACCCCGGGGACCCCGGCCTCGCCTGGTACCACCACGCCCCGAGCCTGGCGCAGTGGCTGCGCGACTGGCTCGACGGCACCGGCTGGTTCCGCGAGGAGTGGGACGAGGACGAGATGGAAGCGGACCTCTGGGCGGAGTTCAGCTCCCGGATCTGAGCCCGCGCCGCACCCCGTAGGCCAGCGCGCCCAGGGCCAGTACCGCCGCGCCCGAGACCGCCGAAGCGGCGGGTAGCGCGCAGGCCAGTGCCACACAGCCGGACAGCCCCACCGCTGCCACGGCACGACCCTTGACAACTGAACCGAGAGTCCATGCGGAGGCGTTCGCGATCGCGTAGTAGGCCAGTACTCCGAAGGAGGAGAAGCCGATCGCGCCCCGCAGATCGGTGGTCGCGGCGAGCACCGCCACCACCGCGCCCACGGCGAGCTCGGCGTGGTGCGGCACCTGATGCCGGGGATGCACGGCGGCCAGCGCGCGCGGCAGATGGCCGTCGCGGGCCATCGCCAGCGTGGTCCGCGACACCCCGAGCACGAGGGCCAGCAGAGAGCCCAGCGCGGCCAGCGCCGCGCCCACCCGGACCACCGGCACCAGTCCGGGCCACCCGGCCGTGCGCACCGCGTCGGCCAGCGGGGCCGAAGACCCCGCCAGAGCGTCGGCACCGAGCACCGACAGCGCCGCCACCGCCACGGCGGCGTACACCAGCAGGGCGATCCCCAGCGCGAGCGGCACCGCGCGCGGGATCGTCCGCTTCGGATCACGCACCTCCTCGCCCAGCGTGGTGATCCGCGCGTAGCC is part of the Streptomyces katrae genome and harbors:
- a CDS encoding SMI1/KNR4 family protein, whose translation is MNETEQLLEQVTDRVRDSVREHGRPLPVPLADGEADRAERVLGFALPPLLAALYTRVGDGGFGPDYGLLPLRQAIAAYEGGRASDWGWPEGVLPVADLGCAMYACVDCRSETARILLFEPNPGDPGLAWYHHAPSLAQWLRDWLDGTGWFREEWDEDEMEADLWAEFSSRI
- a CDS encoding APC family permease, whose amino-acid sequence is MDNQLRRTLGVSDAVVVGLGAMVGAGIFAALAPAARAAGGGLLAALALAALVAYCNAHSSARLAARYPASGGTYVYGRERLGPFWGYLAGWGFVTGKTASCAAMALTAGAYVWPGREHEVAVAAVVALTAAGYGGVQKSARIARLIVAAVLAVLAGVVVACLGSGAADPGRLGGGAWGGAAGLLQGAGLLFFAFAGYARITTLGEEVRDPKRTIPRAVPLALGIALLVYAAVAVAALSVLGADALAGSSAPLADAVRTAGWPGLVPVVRVGAALAALGSLLALVLGVSRTTLAMARDGHLPRALAAVHPRHQVPHHAELAVGAVVAVLAATTDLRGAIGFSSFGVLAYYAIANASAWTLGSVVKGRAVAAVGLSGCVALACALPAASAVSGAAVLALGALAYGVRRGLRSGS